The following is a genomic window from Bacillus sp. V2I10.
TCTGCCTCCGCTATGCACCCCATGATATGGATGGAATAAAACTTTCTCTCAATTTTAGTTTTTAATAACTGGGACGTACCAATTCCCATATGACAGACAATAACGGCATTTTTCTTTTTTTCTCTGGTACTTTTAAGCCGTTCAATCGATGCTTGAAAATGCAAAGTGACATAAGCTGCTTCTTCCTCTGGAATTGACAGAGCGAAAGATTGATTAATTTCTTCTAAGACGTTAATGACCATATCAAACATATAAGGATACATTTTTTTTATATCATCCAACATTGGATTTGTAACGGAAAGACCGTAATTAAGACGATTTAAGGTTGTATACAAATGAACCTTCAGTCCGCTTAACAAGGTTTGATCCTTTGTAAATTCAATCATTTTTAACTCGGACATACGATTTACTAAAAGATGCACCAGCATTAATAGCATAGGGTTATTTTCAGTAAAACCAGCCAGTTTGTCTGTCTCGTTTCTTTGTTGATAACGAATTTTTCCGCCTAATATATGTAAAGCTAAATAAGTGATTTCCTCTTCTGGAAAATGCAATGAAAAAACAGGTCCCAGCCTTTTTAGAAATTCAGAAGTCCATTCATATTCTTTCTTATCTCTGAGAAGAGATTTTTCTTTTTCTGAGATGGAAATAGGCTGTTTAAGTTTTATTCGCCTAATCATCAGGAGTGTATGTATGATTAAACTTTCAACTGTTTCATCTGTAAAATAAAAAGACTGCCGATTTTGCAGTTCTTTCAATTCATTTTTTACTGCTTCAGCTTCATGAGATGAAAATTGTTCTTTTATAAATTGAATACTGGATGTCATATTGTTGGTCAGCTGATAGAATCGGGAAAAAGCTGTTCGTTTATTTTTTTCAGTTCCTATAATCGATAGACCGACTCTTTGCTTAGAAATTAATGTTAAGTCCATATCCTTTAGCCATTCATTGATTTTGTCCAAGTCTTTTTTGATAACTGATTTATTCACAAAATACTGCAAAGCAAAATCCTGCACTGTTACTGGCTTTACGGACATCAGAAGCTGATATGCTATTTGGAGAACCCTTTCATTAGATTCATAGACTGGATTTTTTGCCAGGTGCAGCTGTTTAAATAAGGTTGTCTTCTCGCGCTCTTCAATTTCTAAGTATACGCCTAACCCTGGTTTTCGAATCAAAGAAGCATTTGAATGATGTTTCATGTATTCTTCGATAGCCTTAAAATCATTGCGTATTGTTTTTTCGGAACAATCCACTCTTTCTGCAATATCCTGCACTAACAAATGCTGATCGGATTGAGTTAATAAAATATGTAGGATTTCTTGCTGTCTTGCATTCATTAGGTTCACCTGCTTATCTTTGGAACAATTCTATATTCATTATATTGTGGATTTAACACCGTTTTTTATACGATACATTTGATGATAATCTAATTGACCCAATACATCTATAAAAACTAGACGGAGAATTTGTAAAAACCGCAGACATTAAATCTCATCATATATCATTTTTCATTTATGATAAACAAAGAAATCTATTCAGAAAGCTTAATTTGTATGGTTTTCTATATATTCATTACACATATTCCCTTGGTCATATAGCAAAAAGAGAGAATTCCAGTTGGATTCTCTCTTTTTATTCTCTATTTTTTCAGCAGGCCTTCTTTTTGAAGGTACTCTTTCGCCGCTTCTGAAGCTTGCTTTCCTTCAACATTTACCTGATAATTCATATCCCGCATTTCATCGTCCGTAATTTTTCCTGCGAGATTATTTAGCGCGTCCTCAATCTCCGGATGCTCTTCAAGCGTTTCTTTTTTCAATAACGGCGCACCCTGATAAGGCGGGAATAAGTTTTTATCATCTTCTAAAACTGTTAAGTTGTATTGCTGCAGCTCACTGTCTGTTGAATATGCATCAATTAAATTGATTTCACCAGACTGAATGGCTTCGTAACGCAGCTTTGGCTCCATCGTTTTTAAGTTTGGAAAGGTTGTTTCATAAAGCTTTTGGATACCTTTATATCCGTCCTCACGATCAGAAAACTCAAGTGTAAACCCAGCCTTCATATTGCCTGCCACTTGTTTTAAATCTGACATTTTTTCAAGGCCAAATTGTTCAGCTGCTTCCTTGGGTACGGCTAGAGTGTACGTGTTGTTAAATTTCATCGGCTCAAGGTAGGCCATATCAAATTCTTCCATCATACCTTTTTTGGCCTGCTCATACACTTCGTTTCGATTGGTGCTTACAGCTTCCTCTTTTAAAAATGTAGTAATGGCGGTACCAGTGAATTCCGGGTAAATATCAATATCTCCTGATTTTAGCGCATTGAAAACAAAAGAGGTTTTTCCGAGACCAGGTTTAACTTCCACTTCTAAATCTGTCTCCTGCTCAATCAGCAGCTTATACATATTGATTAAAATTTCAGGCTCAGATCCAAGTTTGCCGGCGATGACGATATCTTTTTTCCCTGTCCCAAATACAAGCGGCACAGCAACAATTAAGACTGCGATTAATCCTGCAAGACCAACTGCTTTCATTGATCTCCTCGCTGATGTTTTTTCAACTAAACGAAGGAGAACATCAAACAAGATTGCAAGAAGGGCTGCTGGAATTGCTCCAAGTAAAATCAGCATGTTATCGTTGCGGTCGATGCCAAGAAGAATCAGTTTCCCTAATCCCCCTGCGCCAATTAGAGCTGCAAGTGTTGTCGTTCCTACGATCAGCACCATCGCTGTCCGGATTCCGGCCATAATTACCGGGAGGGCAAGAGGCAGCTCCACTTTAAACAGACGCTTGGAATTGTTCATTCCCATCGCTCTTGCCGCTTCAATTAAGGAAGGATCAACCTCTTTAATTCCCGTGTATGTATTTCTCAGAATTGGGAGCAGTGCATAAATAACCAAGGCAATAATTGCTGGTATGACTCCAATTCCGACAAGCGGTATCAGCAACCCAAGCAATGCAAGGGAAGGTATGGTTTGAAGCACTGCTGAGATTCCAATGACACCTTCTGCAGCTTTGGCTTTTCTTGTTAAATAAATGCCGAGGGGAATAGATATGATGACAGCAAGCAAAAGAGCTATAAACGAAATTTGGATATGTTCAAACAAAGCAGATAATAGCTCGCCTTGTCTATCTTTAAAAACATCAATGAATGCATTCATACGTTAACCTCTTTCTTCCGTTCGCCCCGATAGAAACTGTACGGCCGACTCTCGTGTAATGGTTCCGATAATCTGTCCATCCCGTTCAATTGGAATTATATCTTCTTCTCCTAATCGAGCCAGGGCCTCCTTGATATCTGCCGAATAAGACAACGGGACTTTCAGGGAATCTGTTTCCTGAGGAGGACGAACAAACCCTTCAATCGAACCCTCTAGAACATTTGTCACGGCACGATGACCTATAAACTCCTTAACGAACTCATTAGCAGGATTCGCAATAATGGCTTCAGGTGTATCAACCTGAATGGCCTCTCCATCCTTCATCACACAAATGCGGTCTCCTAAAGCCAGGGCCTCCTGCATATCATGTGTGACAAATACAATCGTTTTATGAATCCGCTTTTGCAGATCAATCATATCCTGCTGCAGTTTTACGCGGCTGATTGGATCTAGCGCGCTGAATGGCTCGTCCATGAGAATGATATCAGGATCAGCAGCAAGCGCCCTGATGACTCCGATTCTCTGCTGCTGACCGCCAGATAATTCGCTCGGTTTCCGTGTTCGATATGTTTCAGGTTCAAGACCTACCATTTCAAGAAGCTCATCTGTCCGCTTGCGGATTTTGTCAGCGTCCCATTTTCTAAGCTCAGGAACGATCGCGATATTTTCTTCAATCGTCATATGCGGAAACAGAGCAATCTGCTGCAGCACATACCCAATATTCCAGCGGAGTTCATGAATGTCGTAGTCATGAACATTTTTTCCGTCTATGTAAACAGTTCCAGCCGTTGCATCTATCAGACGGTTAATCATTTTCATTGTTGTTGTTTTTCCGCAGCCTGAAGGCCCGATAAAAATAAAAAACTCCCCTTTTTCTATGGTTAAATCCAAGGCATTAACGGCTTTTGTACCATCCTTATATACCTTAGATACGTTCTCAAAGCGGATCATCAGCTCACCTTTTTCTATTATGATAATGAAAAAATAGTCATACCTTACCCTCTATTACCCGAATTATTCAGGAGTTATGCATCTTTTTTCAAATAAGGAAATTTTCTCTTAAGCAAAAGTGGAATTATCTGTATAATACTAGAAAGAGAGGGTGAAGCCAGTGATGAAGATCAAAACAGATTCTGTAACCGGATTTAAGGATGCTAACATTCCATATACGCTTCTCAGCAAAAATTCTAACACAAAAAGCCTTGCCATTATGCTTCCAGGCTTAGGCTATACAGCCCAGGGTCCTCTTTTTCATTATTCAACAGGCGTATTCTTAAACAAGAATGCTGACGTGCTCCGCATCAATTATCAATACAATTCAGCATTCTATGAATCTTTTACAAATGAAGAAATCGATGAGGCTTTAAAAAGAGATGTAAGAAACGTAATCGACACTGTCTTAAGCGCACATACTTACAGTGATTTTTATCTAATAGGAAAATCGCTCGGAACCATTGCATTAGCTTCAGAGCTCAGCAGAACAGCTTTTTTCGATGCGAAAGTAATTTGGTTAACACCGCTGTTAAATAGAGAAGATGTTTTTAGGTCGATCGTAAAGAGCAAAAAACGAGGATTGTGCATGATTGGCGATAAGGATCCTTATTATAAGGAAGATAGATTTCAGCAGCTGAAGGAAAACCCTGTTCTTCACTCCGTCCTTATTCCTGAGGCGAATCATAGTTTAGAATTGGATGGTGATCCTGTGGGTTCCGTGGATATATTAAAAGAAGTGATGGCGAAGATTGAGGCATTTTAAAAGCGCGGCAGCAAGCCGCGCTTCTTTTATTCAAACAGCTGATCAATTGCACTTTGAGGAAGAGCTTTTTCTCCTCCGAGAATGTAATAAACAAATGTTTGTTCCTTATACTTGTCAATAGTAGTTTTAGTTGCGCCGTTCGCAGTATTTGGATTTGTTAAAACAACCGGGCTTAAATATTGAGCCGCAAGTGCAGACCCCGCAAGTGCATCTGGATAATTCGTTCCTGTAGCAAGAACAGCAAAAAA
Proteins encoded in this region:
- a CDS encoding BglG family transcription antiterminator — translated: MNARQQEILHILLTQSDQHLLVQDIAERVDCSEKTIRNDFKAIEEYMKHHSNASLIRKPGLGVYLEIEEREKTTLFKQLHLAKNPVYESNERVLQIAYQLLMSVKPVTVQDFALQYFVNKSVIKKDLDKINEWLKDMDLTLISKQRVGLSIIGTEKNKRTAFSRFYQLTNNMTSSIQFIKEQFSSHEAEAVKNELKELQNRQSFYFTDETVESLIIHTLLMIRRIKLKQPISISEKEKSLLRDKKEYEWTSEFLKRLGPVFSLHFPEEEITYLALHILGGKIRYQQRNETDKLAGFTENNPMLLMLVHLLVNRMSELKMIEFTKDQTLLSGLKVHLYTTLNRLNYGLSVTNPMLDDIKKMYPYMFDMVINVLEEINQSFALSIPEEEAAYVTLHFQASIERLKSTREKKKNAVIVCHMGIGTSQLLKTKIERKFYSIHIMGCIAEADLKEFLAKYDIDLVISTVSLPELKIPHLVVSPLLTAAEVEKLKNFINQFEESVHHEIEESVVLKYTNPFLVFLQQDAEHRYEIIEMLADSLYEKGYVEKEYAHNAINREKMSSTTIGAGIAIPHGNPKLIKQSAIAIATLKKPIKWGSEKVTLVFMLAVKNDEHEETRQLFGELSYISEQPAFIQTLIKEKDKMNFLTYFHVRR
- the opuFB gene encoding osmoprotectant update ABC transporter permease/substrate-binding subunit OpuFB (The ABC transporter OpuF is widely distributed in Bacillus species other than B. subtilis. OpuFA is the ATP-binding subunit, while OpuFB is a fusion of permease and substrate-binding subunits.), with product MNAFIDVFKDRQGELLSALFEHIQISFIALLLAVIISIPLGIYLTRKAKAAEGVIGISAVLQTIPSLALLGLLIPLVGIGVIPAIIALVIYALLPILRNTYTGIKEVDPSLIEAARAMGMNNSKRLFKVELPLALPVIMAGIRTAMVLIVGTTTLAALIGAGGLGKLILLGIDRNDNMLILLGAIPAALLAILFDVLLRLVEKTSARRSMKAVGLAGLIAVLIVAVPLVFGTGKKDIVIAGKLGSEPEILINMYKLLIEQETDLEVEVKPGLGKTSFVFNALKSGDIDIYPEFTGTAITTFLKEEAVSTNRNEVYEQAKKGMMEEFDMAYLEPMKFNNTYTLAVPKEAAEQFGLEKMSDLKQVAGNMKAGFTLEFSDREDGYKGIQKLYETTFPNLKTMEPKLRYEAIQSGEINLIDAYSTDSELQQYNLTVLEDDKNLFPPYQGAPLLKKETLEEHPEIEDALNNLAGKITDDEMRDMNYQVNVEGKQASEAAKEYLQKEGLLKK
- a CDS encoding ABC transporter ATP-binding protein, with amino-acid sequence MIRFENVSKVYKDGTKAVNALDLTIEKGEFFIFIGPSGCGKTTTMKMINRLIDATAGTVYIDGKNVHDYDIHELRWNIGYVLQQIALFPHMTIEENIAIVPELRKWDADKIRKRTDELLEMVGLEPETYRTRKPSELSGGQQQRIGVIRALAADPDIILMDEPFSALDPISRVKLQQDMIDLQKRIHKTIVFVTHDMQEALALGDRICVMKDGEAIQVDTPEAIIANPANEFVKEFIGHRAVTNVLEGSIEGFVRPPQETDSLKVPLSYSADIKEALARLGEEDIIPIERDGQIIGTITRESAVQFLSGRTEERG
- a CDS encoding alpha/beta family hydrolase, whose translation is MKIKTDSVTGFKDANIPYTLLSKNSNTKSLAIMLPGLGYTAQGPLFHYSTGVFLNKNADVLRINYQYNSAFYESFTNEEIDEALKRDVRNVIDTVLSAHTYSDFYLIGKSLGTIALASELSRTAFFDAKVIWLTPLLNREDVFRSIVKSKKRGLCMIGDKDPYYKEDRFQQLKENPVLHSVLIPEANHSLELDGDPVGSVDILKEVMAKIEAF
- a CDS encoding cell wall-binding repeat-containing protein; this translates as MHKKLFIYTFSPFFAVLATGTNYPDALAGSALAAQYLSPVVLTNPNTANGATKTTIDKYKEQTFVYYILGGEKALPQSAIDQLFE